Proteins encoded within one genomic window of Polypterus senegalus isolate Bchr_013 chromosome 6, ASM1683550v1, whole genome shotgun sequence:
- the kiaa2013 gene encoding uncharacterized protein KIAA2013 homolog has translation MWLQQRLKGLPGLLSSSWARRLLAGLLLLLIMYWYLTSDGILRLLTNSSVPRGVTGVCLQSEMQRWKALVDRGDGIIIEPQSIVSGPALVGNGYVMVDIETNTLWVSSQTGSIPAHHTDYPPLVALKLDEVRAEARASLLWFRKGSVLSVQCLLPGQSQAARNCVTLREEYLAHRSRPHLYIQRIYISNPTEKVAVFDVSSPSPSFGGKFSSSIEKIEDKEFILSSGRVVTEKNQVMLVIIISKKIGSKLQVAAKSEFAENVLSVVFTSEPIDSSAKVEEVFSRLRDSAKKEMAELLRMSMEDLYQEHQQAWNNLFLSGIEMRKITDFHTPSGVTVNKTLYYVLSSSPAPLLEKNLSPEDNERLESSLNYADHCFSGHATMHAENLWPEQLHSAAHILQLVTLWNLTLQKRGCKVLVTAGAQGVMQGMVLSFGGLQFTENHLQFQADPDVLHNSYLLHGIHYNKDLINLAVLLDTEGKPFLHVLVKSQDTPVKLYACEAGCTNEPVELTSEVKGHTFPVLVTQPITPLLYISTDLTHLQDLRHTLHLKAILAHEEHMAKQYPGLPFLFWFSVASLITLFHLFLFKLIYNEYCGPGAKPLFRSKDDPSV, from the exons ATGTGGCTTCAGCAAAGACTCAAAGGTTTACCAGGTTTGCTGTCTAGTAGCTGGGCTAGGCGGTTACTTGCTGGACTACTCCTGTTGTTAATCATGTACTGGTATCTAACTTCTGATGGTATCCTGCGTCTTTTAACTAACAGTTCAGTACCCCGAGGCGTAACAGGGGTATGCTTACAATCTGAGATGCAACGATGGAAGGCACTGGTGGACAGAGGTGATGGAATTATAATTGAACCACAAAGCATTGTATCTGGGCCAGCTCTAGTTGGCAATGGCTATGTTATGGTAGACATTGAAACAAACACGCTTTGGGTTTCTTCACAGACTGGTTCCATCCCAGCTCACCATACAGATTACCCTCCACTGGTTGCATTGAAACTGGATGAGGTACGGGCAGAAGCACGGGCTTCATTGCTTTGGTTTCGTAAAGGATCAGTGCTGTCTGTACAATGCTTACTCCCTGGTCAATCCCAAGCTGCACGGAACTGTGTTACTCTCCGAGAAGAGTATCTTGCTCATCGCAGTCGTCCCCATTTATACATCCAGAGGATATACATCTCAAATCCAACTGAAAAAGTTGCTGTCTTTGATGTGTCTTCTCCTTCACCTTCCTTTGGGGGCAAATTTTCTTCCAGCAtagaaaaaatagaagacaaagagTTTATTTTATCGTCAGGTAGGGTAGTAACAGAGAAGAACCAGGTTATGTTGGTAATTATCATCTCAAAGAAGATTGGCAGCAAGCTGCAGGTTGCTGCTAAGTCTGAGTTTGCAGAAAATGTCTTATCGGTTGTCTTCACTTCTGAACCTATCGACTCCTCTGCAAAGGTAGAAGAGGTGTTTAGCAGACTGAGGGACAGCGCAAAAAAAGAGATGGCAGAGCTGTTGAGGATGAGTATGGAAGATCTATACCAGGAACACCAACAGGCCTGGAATAATCTTTTCCTATCTG gcaTAGAAATGAGAAAGATTACAGATTTTCACACGCCTTCTGGTGTCACAGTAAACAAGACCCTTTATTATGTGCTGTCCTCATCTCCTGCACCACTTCTGGAAAAGAATCTGAGTCCTGAAGATAATGAAAGGCTTGAGTCCAGTTTGAACTATGCTGACCACTGCTTCAGTGGGCATGCCACTATGCATGCTGAGAACCTGTGGCCTGAACAACTGCATAGTGCTGCCCACATTCTTCAGCTTGTCACCCTCTGGAACCTCACATTACAAAAGCGTGGTTGTAAGGTGCTAGTAACAGCTGGAGCCCAGGGGGTAATGCAGGGAATGGTCCTGAGCTTTGGAGGGCTACAGTTTACAGAGAACCATCTACAGTTTCAGGCAGACCCTGATGTATTGCACAATAGCTACTTGTTACATGGTATCCACTACAACAAGGACTTGATAAACCTTGCTGTACTCCTGGATACCGAGGGAAAGCCCTTTCTGCACGTACTTGTCAAGTCTCAGGACACGCCAGTAAAGCTTTATGCATGTGAGGCAGGCTGCACTAATGAACCAGTGGAGCTTACATCTGAGGTCAAAGGCCACACATTCCCAGTTTTGGTGACTCAGCCTATCACCCCTTTGCTCTACATTTCAACAGACTTGACCCACCTACAGGATTTGAGACATACTTTACACTTGAAGGCCATACTTGCTCATGAAGAGCACATGGCAAAGCAGTATCCTGGAttaccatttttgttttggttcAGTGTGGCATCCCTCATAACTTTGTTCCACCTGTTTCTCTTCAAACTAATCTACAATGAGTACTGT